A single region of the Acipenser ruthenus chromosome 57, fAciRut3.2 maternal haplotype, whole genome shotgun sequence genome encodes:
- the LOC131724769 gene encoding synaptotagmin-1-like isoform X1 has translation MRLAEGPDVRAVRRSAMVHTEVTTPGVTEHAHNETGPMKEHDVFTHMKSKFMNELHTLPLPLWALAGIAIVAALLVLCCCACLCKKCCGRKKKGKKGKGKKAQINMKDVKGMGDSTVDKVQPDVDDLDSGLTDGRKDEKLGRLQYSLDYDFQNGQLVVGIISAEDLQAMDMGGTSDPYVKVYLLPDKKKKFETKVHRKTLSPSFNESFKFKIPYAELSVQIPYAELGGKTLVMSVYDFDRFSKHDAIGEVKVPMSHVDLAHLIEEWRDLESAEKEEVEQLGDICFSLRYVPTAGKLSVIILEAKNLKKMDVGGLSDPYVKIHLMQNGKRLKKKKTTIKKNTLNPYYNESFSFEVPFEQIQKVQVVVTVLDYDKLGKNDAIGKVFVGCNSTGTELRHWSDMLANPRRPIAQWHTLKEEQDIDAVLGIKTH, from the exons ATGCGATTGGCCGAGGGACCGGATGTGCGGGCGGTGCGGAGGTCGGCCATGGTGCACACGGAGGTCACGACCCCCGGGGTCACTGAGCACGCTCACAACGAGACGGGGCCCATGAAAGAGCACGACGTCTTCACACACATGAAGAGCAAATTCATGAACGAACTGCACACACTCCCAC TCCCCCTGTGGGCTCTGGCCGGTATTGCGATTGTCGCCGCTCTGCTGGTGCTCTGCTGCTGCGCCTGCCTCTGCAAGAAATGCTGCGGCCGCAAGAAGAAAGGCAAGAAGGGGAAGGGCAAGAAAGCACAGATCAACATGAAGGACGTCAAAGGCATGGGCGACAGCACCGTGGACAAG GTCCAGCCGGATGTAGACGACCTGGACTCGGGGCTGACTGACGGGAGGAAGGACGAGAAGCTGGGCCGACTGCAGTACAGCCTGGACTACGACTTTCAGAATGGACAG ttggTTGTAGGTATTATCTCTGCGGAGGATTTGCAGGCGATGGATATGGGTGGCACGTCAGACCCCTATGTGAAGGTCTACCTGCTCCCAGACAAGAAGAAGAAATTCGAGACCAAAGTGCACCGCAAGACCCTGAGCCCCTCCTTCAACGAGTCCTTCAAATTcaag ATCCCCTATGCTGAACTCTCTGTGCAGATCCCCTATGCTGAACTCGGTGGTAAGACTCTGGTGATGTCAGTCTATGATTTTGACCGATTCTCCAAACACGACGCGATCGGGGAGGTCAAGGTTCCCATGAGTCACGTGGACCTGGCGCATCTCATCGAAGAGTGGAGGGATCTGGAAAGCGCTGAAAAAGAagag gtagagcagttAGGTGATATCTGTTTCTCTCTGCGCTACGTTCCCACCGCTGGTAAACTCTCCGTCATTATACTGGAAGCAAAGAACCTGAAGAAGATGGATGTGGGAGGACTATCAG atcCCTATGTAAAGATCCACTTGATGCAGAATGGAAAGaggctgaagaagaaaaaaaccacGATCAAGAAAAACACCTTAAATCCATATTACAACGAGTCCTTCAGCTTTGAGGTGCCATTCGAGCAGATACAG AAAGTGCAGGTGGTCGTCACAGTGCTGGATTATGACAAGCTGGGGAAGAACGATGCGATCGGCAAAGTGTTTGTCGGCTGCAACTCCACCGGGACGGAGCTCCGCCATTGGTCAGACATGCTGGCCAATCCGAGGCGCCCGATCGCACAGTGGCACACCCTCAAAGAGGAACAGGACATAGACGCCGTCCTGGGCATCAAGACACACTGA
- the LOC131724769 gene encoding synaptotagmin-1-like isoform X2: protein MRLAEGPDVRAVRRSAMVHTEVTTPGVTEHAHNETGPMKEHDVFTHMKSKFMNELHTLPLPLWALAGIAIVAALLVLCCCACLCKKCCGRKKKGKKGKGKKAQINMKDVKGMGDSTVDKVQPDVDDLDSGLTDGRKDEKLGRLQYSLDYDFQNGQLVVGIISAEDLQAMDMGGTSDPYVKVYLLPDKKKKFETKVHRKTLSPSFNESFKFKIPYAELGGKTLVMSVYDFDRFSKHDAIGEVKVPMSHVDLAHLIEEWRDLESAEKEEVEQLGDICFSLRYVPTAGKLSVIILEAKNLKKMDVGGLSDPYVKIHLMQNGKRLKKKKTTIKKNTLNPYYNESFSFEVPFEQIQKVQVVVTVLDYDKLGKNDAIGKVFVGCNSTGTELRHWSDMLANPRRPIAQWHTLKEEQDIDAVLGIKTH, encoded by the exons ATGCGATTGGCCGAGGGACCGGATGTGCGGGCGGTGCGGAGGTCGGCCATGGTGCACACGGAGGTCACGACCCCCGGGGTCACTGAGCACGCTCACAACGAGACGGGGCCCATGAAAGAGCACGACGTCTTCACACACATGAAGAGCAAATTCATGAACGAACTGCACACACTCCCAC TCCCCCTGTGGGCTCTGGCCGGTATTGCGATTGTCGCCGCTCTGCTGGTGCTCTGCTGCTGCGCCTGCCTCTGCAAGAAATGCTGCGGCCGCAAGAAGAAAGGCAAGAAGGGGAAGGGCAAGAAAGCACAGATCAACATGAAGGACGTCAAAGGCATGGGCGACAGCACCGTGGACAAG GTCCAGCCGGATGTAGACGACCTGGACTCGGGGCTGACTGACGGGAGGAAGGACGAGAAGCTGGGCCGACTGCAGTACAGCCTGGACTACGACTTTCAGAATGGACAG ttggTTGTAGGTATTATCTCTGCGGAGGATTTGCAGGCGATGGATATGGGTGGCACGTCAGACCCCTATGTGAAGGTCTACCTGCTCCCAGACAAGAAGAAGAAATTCGAGACCAAAGTGCACCGCAAGACCCTGAGCCCCTCCTTCAACGAGTCCTTCAAATTcaag ATCCCCTATGCTGAACTCGGTGGTAAGACTCTGGTGATGTCAGTCTATGATTTTGACCGATTCTCCAAACACGACGCGATCGGGGAGGTCAAGGTTCCCATGAGTCACGTGGACCTGGCGCATCTCATCGAAGAGTGGAGGGATCTGGAAAGCGCTGAAAAAGAagag gtagagcagttAGGTGATATCTGTTTCTCTCTGCGCTACGTTCCCACCGCTGGTAAACTCTCCGTCATTATACTGGAAGCAAAGAACCTGAAGAAGATGGATGTGGGAGGACTATCAG atcCCTATGTAAAGATCCACTTGATGCAGAATGGAAAGaggctgaagaagaaaaaaaccacGATCAAGAAAAACACCTTAAATCCATATTACAACGAGTCCTTCAGCTTTGAGGTGCCATTCGAGCAGATACAG AAAGTGCAGGTGGTCGTCACAGTGCTGGATTATGACAAGCTGGGGAAGAACGATGCGATCGGCAAAGTGTTTGTCGGCTGCAACTCCACCGGGACGGAGCTCCGCCATTGGTCAGACATGCTGGCCAATCCGAGGCGCCCGATCGCACAGTGGCACACCCTCAAAGAGGAACAGGACATAGACGCCGTCCTGGGCATCAAGACACACTGA